The Streptomyces capitiformicae genome contains the following window.
ACGGCCGTCTCGTCACCCTTCTGAGGGACACCCGCCGCGCGGCGGCCCTCGCCACGGACCGCCGACGCCACGACCGGATGCGCGAGGCGACGGGAAGCGACGCGGCGTGCCTCGCGGAGATCTCGGCGGCTCGGGAGGCGGTTCGCGGGGACACCCCCGAAGACCTGGGCACAGCGATGGCGCTCGCGGCCGTCGGTGATCTTCTCGCCCGGCGCAACGAGTCACTGCACCCCGCCATCCCCGCCGTCTACGCCCGCCTCGGCCGCGTACGGCACGCCATCGGCCTGGCGCGCAGCGTCTTTGAGACCGGAGACCGTGCCCAAGCGATGGCCGGAGTCGCACGCGCCCTGGCGGAGGCCGGTGACCGGCGGGCGAGGAGCCTGGCGGAGGAAGGGGTGCGGCTGGCGGAGCAGGAGACCGGGGGCGGTTCCAGGAGCGGTGCCCTGACGACGCGCGGCGCGTTGGCGACCGTACTGGCACTGTTGGGTCAAGAGACCGAAGCGGTGAAGGGGCTTCGCGAACTTCACCGGCTGCATGAGAAGTCGCGGGACCTGGCTCCGGTCCTCTGCGAGGGGCTGATCACGACCGCCGAGGCCGTGCGGGAACCGGCGCTCGCCGCCGAACTGCTGGGTCTGGCTGAGGCGACCGCCGAAGGCATGTACCACATGCCAAACCGGATTCGGGTGCTGGTGAATCTCGCCGAGGCGTGGTCGGCCCGTGGCCTGCCGGAGTCGGCGAAGTCGGCGAACCGGCTCTACGGCTCGGTGGTGGAACTGGCCTGCCGCCACACGGATGACTCGGGGAACCTCCTCGCAATGGCCGCACATGCCTTGCACGGGGTCCGTCCCGCCGAGGCCGACAGGCTGATCTCACTGGTCGAGGGGAAGCTGTCGGGGCCGTTCGGGGCGCTGATCGCTGAGACGGCCACGTACAGCGCCACCTTCGTGCATGTCGTGGCAGGCCGGTTGGAAGACGCGGAACAAATCGCGCGGGACGAGAGTCGAGCGAGCAGCGTCGTCCGGGATCAGGATGCGGACTACTGGTACAGCCCCTGGATGCTGGTGGCCGAAGGTTGGGCCCGCCGCGGCTGTGTATACGAAGCGTGGGCGGCCCTGCTGTCCGGCGAGCTCTTCCCGGATGGTGATGGCGAGACCATTGGGCGGATCGTCGCACTCCTGGTGGAGTCCGGTGCCGTCGAGCAGTTGGAGGCCCTGTTGCTCGACGGGGGCGGTTTCGAGCCCCCGGACATGGCATGGGACAACGCCGAAGCGCTCGCCGTACTCGCCGGGCAAGTCGCCGAGGACGATCCCCAGCGATCGATGGCACTCCTCCGAGCGGCGGAACACGGACTCCGACCAGGCCACGAGCGGCTGTCCACCGTCCAGCAGGAGCGCTTCGCAGCCTTCGCCGGCGCCCTCGCCGCGGCGGGCCGACTCAACGACGCGGAGTGGCTGTTGGAGGACATCGACGACCCCGACGCATGTGTCTGGGGCTGCGCCGCGCTCTCCCTCGCCGTGGCACGCGAACACCCCAACCGCGCATTGGAGTTGGCCGAGCGGTCGGTGGAACGGGGCCGTCGGACCGAGCTGTCCTGGATCTACACCTTGTCCGTCAATGCCGTCCAGGCCCTTGCATGGGCCGGCGCGGGGCAGCGCGTCGCGGAGGTGATCGAGGAACTCGCGGGCGGCGACGGGCCACCGAAGGGGTTCGATCACCATCGTGCCCGTGGGGAGGCCGCCGCCGGGCTCTGGGCGCACGATCCCGAGATGGCGGGCCGTCTGGTGGATGAGGCGCTGCCCGATCCGGGGCACGCATACCCGACACCTCTCGCACACCTTCTCGCCGCCGTGGGGCCGTACGACCACGAGCGCGGCGCCCGTATCAGGGAAGCCCTGCTCGACCTGGAGCACCACCACGACCCGCGTGACGACTACGGCGTGCTGTACAGCCTCCTGACCGCCACCAGCGATCCGGTGGGCGCGCGCCGCCGCCTCGCCGCCTGGTCCGCCAGCTCCGGCGCCGTATATCTGCCCGAAGCCCTGGAAACAGGCGGAGGAGCCGTCGCCCACGCGGCACTCGGCGATCACGAGACGGCCTGGACCCTGGCTCGACAGGCAGTGGACGAGGAGCGGCGTGCGGAGGCGTTCGCGCATCTGGCCGCGTACGTCGCCTGCGTGCCGGCCGACCGGCTGCCGGTCCCGCTCCACGAAGACACGTTCAACATCACGGCTCTGGCCCGCCGCCTGGCCACCCTCCTTGCCCCACCCTCCTCCGGCCCCGACCTCCCCCAAGCCCGAGCCCTCCTCTCAGAGGCACTCACCCCGGACGGCTGGCACCACGCCGCCCCGGTCCTGGCCGCCATCGACCCCGAGGCGGTCTTCCGGGTACGGGACGTCCTCTTCGCCTACCTGGGCCTCACCGTTTGAGGGTTCCGGCCTTCACCATGTGCAGCAGGCAGGCCAGGGCCTGGGGCGCGACCGTGGTTATCTCGTACGGCCGGTCGCTTTCGCGGAGGTGGATGAGAGTCGCGGTGGCCGCCGCCAGCTCTACGCAGCTGCCCTCGCCACCACCACTGAACGACGACTTCTGCCAGGTGAGCTGGGGCATCGAGGTTCCCTTCAAAGGGTGTACATGACGTGCTGGATGAGGCTCAGGGAGTCCCGGGTCCTGTGCGCTTCCGGAGGGGATTCAGGATCCACAGGAGCCAGGGCCAGTTCACAGAGCCGCTCGAACATTCTGGCGTATTCGTCGAGCTGGTCACCATCCCGCAAGAAGAGGGAGCGCGTGGGGTGTTCGAGATAGACCGTGTCCAGCTCGGGCGTTGAGCCGCCGAAGATCTCGAACGACTGGCTGTACGCGGAGTATGCGCCGGCCTCGAAGGGGAAGACCTGCACGGTCACATGGGGCAGCCGGGACACCTCCATCAGGCGCAGCAGCTGTGCCCGCATCACCTTCGGGCCGCCGACATGGGAGTGGAGCGCCGCTTCGTGGATGACGGCGTGGTACATGACGGGCGCGGCCCCGGTGAGGACGCGTTGCCGGGCCATACGGAACTCGACGTATCGGTCGGCACGTTGAGGGTCTCTCTCCGTCTCGCCGAGTACGGCGCTGGCGTACTCCTCGGTCTGGAGCAGGCCCGGGATGAACAGCGGCTCCTGGGTGCGTACCACCGTCGCCCGTGACTCAAGTTCGGCCAGGTCGCGCGCAGCCGGGCCGATCGTGTCGGAGAACTCGTCCCACCAACCCTTGCCCCGCACCTGCGCCATCGCCATCAGGCCGTCGAAGTATGTGCCTTCGGGGCAGCCGTATGCGCGGAGCAACTTGTACAGCCCGTTACGGGGAACGTCGACGCGGCCCGACTCGATGTGGCTGATCCTTGTTCGCTCGGCCTCGATGAGCCGCGCTGCGGCGTCACCAGACATTCCGGCTCGGAGGCGCAGTTTGCGCAGCTCGGCCCCCAGGCGTCGCTGACGTTCGCTCGGGCTGGTCCTTGGTGGCATGTGGTCCTCCCTCTGGCCGTGCGCAGTGTGTCGCGCGGCTCGCGCCGGGGTCCATCGCGAACGACGGGCATCACTCTTCAGGGCGAAGCCTGCGGTACACGGTTGTAACTCCCCCACGGGTGACCCTAGCGTCGACATCAATCCGCTCACCCGCGTCACGAGGAAGTACCTCCGCCCTCAACTCAATTGATGAGGCCCGGACCTGGTCACCGCGTGCACGCCCGACACTCGAAAGGAATCCGATGGAATCTGCCGTCTCCCTCGTCTTCCCGCCCCACCCCGCCTGGGTCCGCACTGCTCGCGAAACCGTCCGCACCCTCCTCATCGCCGCCGACCGCCCCGAACTCACCGACACCGCAGTGCTGCTGACCTCGGAAGCCGTCACCAACGCCATCAACGCCTGCGCGGCGAAGGGCTGCAGCACCCCCGTCACCCTCCACGCCGGCTGGCCCGACCCCGCCCGCCTCCGCGTCCTCGTACACGACGAAGCCCCCGGCCTACCTGCCGTCCGCCCCGCGACTGAGAGCGACGAGGACGGCCGGGGTATGCGCCTCATCTCGTACGGCGCCGACGCGTGGGGCGTGTGCACGCACGGCCCGGGGGCGGGCAAGGGCACATGGTTCGAGCTGGGGCGCGCATGCTGACCCGGGCGCCCTCGGGTGATACTCCCGATACCATCACCGCTGATATCGTCGAAGGCATGCCGAAGATCACCGTTGAACTCACCCCCGAAGAACTCGCCGAGGTCAACGAGCATGCTCGCAGCCTCGGCAAGTCCACCCGTGCCCTCGCGCACGACCTGCTGGTGGCCGACGCGCAGCGGGCAGCGTTCCTGCGGAGCGTGGACAAGGGCATCGAGATCGGAATGGCGGCCTTCGCCGACGCGCCGGAGGGATGGCGTTGAGCTCGATCATCCGCGTCGACGTGGGCTGGATCCTCGACGTCCAATCCCGAGTGGCCCCGCTCAACGTCGACATCGCGGACTGGGGCGCCCTGGCCGCCATGGCCGGACGGCACCGGCACGAGCAGCCCGCCGGGACGCTGTATTACGAGGAGGCTGCGTCCCGGGCGGCGACGTTCTGGCACATGGCGATCCGCCTGGAGCCGTTCGCCGACTACAACGCGGTGATCGGCTGGGCCTGCGCGTACGCCTACATGGACGCTTCCGGTGAAACCGTCGATCCGCCGTCCCCGAAGGACGTGTACCTGGCCTCTGCGGCGATCCGCTCCCATGAGGCGAACCTGCGTGACACGGCCCGAACCCTGGGTGACTGGCATGCCTGATTCAGGGTTCGGGCCGCTGCCCCGGCTCGCAGCACGGGCGGGCGCAGGTGACTTCGACATGTTGTTGGACAAGAAAAACTACCGACGTCTCCTGCCCTTGGCGGCCGGGGCTCGCTGCTCCCCTAATTGCACCGAGCCCCGGACCCCCGATCCCCAGTTCCCGCCGGAGGGCCCCTGCTTCCGCCCTACGACGTAGTCGTCACCAACGGCGGCAACGCCCCCGTCTTCGCCGCCTGCGCGTACCAGTACGCACTCGACTTCGGCGTACGAGCCAGCGTCGCGTAGTCCACGTACACCGCCCCGAACCGCTTCCCGTACCCGTACGCCCACTCGAAGTTGTCCATGAGGGACCACAGGAAGTAGCCGCGTACGTCCGCGCCCTCGGTGATGGCGCGCCGGACCGCCCGCAGGTGACCGTGCAGGTAGGCGATCCGCTCGGGGTCGTGGACACGGCCGTCCGCGTCCATCTTGTCGTCGTACGCCGCGCCGTTCTCCGTCACATACAGCGGCAGGCCCGGGGCCTCCCTCGTGTACCGCATGATCAGCTCATGCAGGCCGGTCGGGTCGACGGTCCAGCCCATCTCCGTACGGTCGCCCGGCGTCTGGTGGAACATGACATCATCCGCGGCCGGCCACGGCGAGTGGTCGCTCTCCCCGTGGCCGTCCGCGCGCGGGCCCGCCGCATCCTCCGCCGCCGCGCTCACCAGCGTCGGCGAGTAGTAGTTCAGGCCCAGCGCGTCCAGCGGCTGGTTGGCGATCGCCATGTCGCCGTCCAGTACGAACGACCAGTCCGTCAGCGAGGACGTCGCCGCGAACAGGGTCTCCGGGTACGCCCCGTGCAGCATCGGCCCATGGAACACCCCGTTCGCCATGTCGTCGATCTTCCGGACCGCCGCCAGGTCCTCCGGGGAGTCCGAGAACGGCCGTACCATCGACGGGTTCAGGCTCACCGCCACCGAATTCCGCGCCGGCATCACCGAGCGCAGGGCCGAGACGCCCAGGCCGTGTGCCACGTTCAGGTGGTGGGCGGCCCGTAGCGCCGCCACCGGGTCCGTACGGCCCGGCGCGTGGACCCCGGAGCCGTAGCCCAGGAACGCCGAGCACCACGGCTCGTTCAGGGTGATCCACTGCTCGACGCGGTCGCCCAGCGCCTCGCCCACGATCCGGGCGTAGTCGGCGAAACGGTGGACGATGTCGCGCTCGGGCCAGCCGCCCGCGTCCTCCAACTCCTGGGGGAGGTCCCAGTGGTAGAGGGTGACGGCGGGCTTGATGCCCTTGGACAGGAGCTCGTCCACCAGGCGGCGGTAGAAGTCCAGGCCCTTCTGGACGGCCGGACCCCGGCCCGTCGGCTGCACCCGCGACCAGGAGATCGAGAAGCGGTACGCGTTGAGGCCCAGCTCCGCCATGAGCGCCACGTCGTCGCGGTAGCGGTGGTAGTGGTCGATAGCGATGTCACCGTGCTCGCCACCGGCCGTCTTGCCCGGCGTATGGCTGAAGGTGTCCCAGATGGAGGGCGTACGGCCGTCCTCCCGTACCGCCCCCTCGATCTGGTACGCGGAGGTCGCCGCGCCCCAGAGGAAGGCGGGAGGGAAGGTAACCGGCGTGGTGGGCTCAGGCATGGAAGCGCTCCCATTGGTGGTCGTGTAGACCGACGAGGTGAGTGGGGGGAGAAGAGGGGAGAAGAAACGAGCTGTGAGCGGGTGGGGGCCGAGGCGGCGGTGACCCGGCCCCAGAGAGATCGAACGACGAGCGAGTGCGGGCCTCAGCCCTTCACCGCGCCCTGCATGATCCCGCCCACGATCTGCTTGCCGAAGATCGCGAACACGATCAGCAGCGGAAGCGTGCTGAGCAGCGCGCCCGCCATGATCAGAGCCTGGTCGGGGGTGTAGCCGCGGCCCAGACCGGCGACCGCGACCTGCACGGTCGGGTTGCCCAGCTGCGTCAGGACGAGGAACGGCCACAGGAAGTCGTTCCAGGTCTGGACGAACATCAGCATGCCCAGGACGGCCATCGCGGGCCGCGCGGCGGGGAACACCACGTGCCAGATCACCCGCCAGCTGCTCGCGCCGTCGACCCGGGCCGCCTCGATGATCTCGTCGGGCAGAGCCTGCAGCAGGTACTGCCGCATGAAGAAG
Protein-coding sequences here:
- a CDS encoding trypsin-like peptidase domain-containing protein; amino-acid sequence: MTANADRAGLRPERVAEVIVAAPDGGMGRRGSGFLVAPGKVLTAAHVVEGATNLRVRFQADRPGERTVEARVAWRNEDIDIAVLASACPDDDSDPAPTSVRYGRVGDHDAVLRCTALGFPRFKLRTDDGGSRFRDAEHADATCAVLSNRREGTLDLRIASPPADDPDPERDAWEGMSGAAVFAGGRLVGVVTRHHRSEGPGRIAASRVDRWAEKLSVTQLGELESELGCTLSPSALPDAVPATKLDLIQEVYRAQLADIAPKELTDREVELRDLVEFCGGPAEYRWLQGPPWAGKTALAAWFALHPPRGVVPVWFFITARYASQSDSDAYTAALIDQLATIAGREPARHGTPTARDGERRLLLREAAERVAEQGGTLLLVVDGLDEDQSREPGGTGTSIASLLPERLPPNLRVLVTSRPSPGIPPDIKGSHPLRQCPPVELSATDAARHTEYEAKYDLQRALSGDQLERDVVGLLTAARGTLSTGDLCELTGGSDYTLRRRLGSVFGRILRLRGGGSDSGGDVTMYMTSRGYLFAHETLLSAAQDELGRDVDAYAEKVHGWAEKYRGLGWPESTPPYLLQPYGRLVTLLRDTRRAAALATDRRRHDRMREATGSDAACLAEISAAREAVRGDTPEDLGTAMALAAVGDLLARRNESLHPAIPAVYARLGRVRHAIGLARSVFETGDRAQAMAGVARALAEAGDRRARSLAEEGVRLAEQETGGGSRSGALTTRGALATVLALLGQETEAVKGLRELHRLHEKSRDLAPVLCEGLITTAEAVREPALAAELLGLAEATAEGMYHMPNRIRVLVNLAEAWSARGLPESAKSANRLYGSVVELACRHTDDSGNLLAMAAHALHGVRPAEADRLISLVEGKLSGPFGALIAETATYSATFVHVVAGRLEDAEQIARDESRASSVVRDQDADYWYSPWMLVAEGWARRGCVYEAWAALLSGELFPDGDGETIGRIVALLVESGAVEQLEALLLDGGGFEPPDMAWDNAEALAVLAGQVAEDDPQRSMALLRAAEHGLRPGHERLSTVQQERFAAFAGALAAAGRLNDAEWLLEDIDDPDACVWGCAALSLAVAREHPNRALELAERSVERGRRTELSWIYTLSVNAVQALAWAGAGQRVAEVIEELAGGDGPPKGFDHHRARGEAAAGLWAHDPEMAGRLVDEALPDPGHAYPTPLAHLLAAVGPYDHERGARIREALLDLEHHHDPRDDYGVLYSLLTATSDPVGARRRLAAWSASSGAVYLPEALETGGGAVAHAALGDHETAWTLARQAVDEERRAEAFAHLAAYVACVPADRLPVPLHEDTFNITALARRLATLLAPPSSGPDLPQARALLSEALTPDGWHHAAPVLAAIDPEAVFRVRDVLFAYLGLTV
- a CDS encoding DUF397 domain-containing protein; protein product: MPQLTWQKSSFSGGGEGSCVELAAATATLIHLRESDRPYEITTVAPQALACLLHMVKAGTLKR
- a CDS encoding helix-turn-helix domain-containing protein — protein: MPPRTSPSERQRRLGAELRKLRLRAGMSGDAAARLIEAERTRISHIESGRVDVPRNGLYKLLRAYGCPEGTYFDGLMAMAQVRGKGWWDEFSDTIGPAARDLAELESRATVVRTQEPLFIPGLLQTEEYASAVLGETERDPQRADRYVEFRMARQRVLTGAAPVMYHAVIHEAALHSHVGGPKVMRAQLLRLMEVSRLPHVTVQVFPFEAGAYSAYSQSFEIFGGSTPELDTVYLEHPTRSLFLRDGDQLDEYARMFERLCELALAPVDPESPPEAHRTRDSLSLIQHVMYTL
- a CDS encoding ATP-binding protein, which encodes MESAVSLVFPPHPAWVRTARETVRTLLIAADRPELTDTAVLLTSEAVTNAINACAAKGCSTPVTLHAGWPDPARLRVLVHDEAPGLPAVRPATESDEDGRGMRLISYGADAWGVCTHGPGAGKGTWFELGRAC
- a CDS encoding GH1 family beta-glucosidase, with amino-acid sequence MPEPTTPVTFPPAFLWGAATSAYQIEGAVREDGRTPSIWDTFSHTPGKTAGGEHGDIAIDHYHRYRDDVALMAELGLNAYRFSISWSRVQPTGRGPAVQKGLDFYRRLVDELLSKGIKPAVTLYHWDLPQELEDAGGWPERDIVHRFADYARIVGEALGDRVEQWITLNEPWCSAFLGYGSGVHAPGRTDPVAALRAAHHLNVAHGLGVSALRSVMPARNSVAVSLNPSMVRPFSDSPEDLAAVRKIDDMANGVFHGPMLHGAYPETLFAATSSLTDWSFVLDGDMAIANQPLDALGLNYYSPTLVSAAAEDAAGPRADGHGESDHSPWPAADDVMFHQTPGDRTEMGWTVDPTGLHELIMRYTREAPGLPLYVTENGAAYDDKMDADGRVHDPERIAYLHGHLRAVRRAITEGADVRGYFLWSLMDNFEWAYGYGKRFGAVYVDYATLARTPKSSAYWYAQAAKTGALPPLVTTTS